The genomic window CGCGGTGGGCGTGCCCGCCGTGGCGCGGCCGCGGCACCGCTAGCGCCGCCGCGAGCTGCCGACTACGCGAGCGGGCGTCGTGACTTCGGCATGCCCGCGATCACCCGGTCGTACGAGTTGCCCACGAGGTCCTCGACCATGGTGGCGGGGAGGTCGCCCGACAGGTCGATCGTGATCCAGTGCCGCTTGTTCAGGTGCCAGCCCGGCGTGATCTCGCGGTGCTCGGCGCGCAGCTGCTCGGCGTGCTCGGGAACGGCCTTGAGCGAGACGGACGGCGTCTCGGCGTCGACGGGCACCAGGGCGAAGATCTTGCCGCGCACCTTGTACACGGCGATCTCGAGCCCGAACGGGAACGTCAGCTCGG from Frigoribacterium sp. PvP032 includes these protein-coding regions:
- a CDS encoding MmcQ/YjbR family DNA-binding protein, translated to MAMTTEQVQALCAEQPSAELTFPFGLEIAVYKVRGKIFALVPVDAETPSVSLKAVPEHAEQLRAEHREITPGWHLNKRHWITIDLSGDLPATMVEDLVGNSYDRVIAGMPKSRRPLA